In Mycoplasma sp. OR1901, the genomic window TCAACTCAAGAACTTGCGGCAAATAATGTTGTAACTACACCAGTTGTAAATCAAACTAATGATGAATTAGTAGATGCAAGCGCACTTGATAGAAAATCAGTTAAAATCAAAACAGTTGCTAAAGGTGAAATTTTACCTTTAGAATCTCTTAAAGACGGAGTATTCTCAGAAAAATTAATGGGAGATGGATTCGTAGTTAGATTTGACGCTGAAAAAGTTGGAAATGTTTATTCACCAGTTAAAGGTACAATTGTTTCGTTATTTGATTCTAAACATGCGTATGGTATCGAAACAAAAGATGGTGTTAAAATTCTAGTACACATTGGAATTGATACTGTTAAATTAAATGGTGAAGGTTTCAAATCACATGTAAAAATGGGACAAAAAGTTAACGCAGGAGATAAATTAGCTTCAGTTGACTTAGGTCTAGTTCAAAAACACGGATACTTATCTGATGTAGTTGTTATCGTATTACAAGAAAGTACTTTAAATAAGTTTAGTCTTATTGAAGGAAAAACAAAAGCTCTAACAACATCAGAAATGGTCGGAACAGTAGTTAGATAAAAATAAAAATTCTCGCAAATTAGTGCGAGAATTTTTCTATACTTTAACCTTTAATTGTTAAAATCAATATTACTATTGCTACACTTAAAAATACTACTGACATGAATAAAGGGAAGTTGTATTTAGCTCTTTGTCAAGCTGGTAAGTACATACCTGTAGATTCATATTTAATGTTTTTTTGTCTAGGGTTATCTTTAATATATTGTTCTAGTTGTTTTTCTTTGAAAGAAGTTATTTTTAATTTCGAATTCCTATGAAAGAAAATCATCATCAATGAAAGTAAAACTAACGCAATCATTAAAATTATTTTAGCTCATAAAGGAAGAACGGATAATCCTTTACTAGGCTCAACATCGAACTGGGTCGAGTTTAAAATTATATTTAAGTTGTTTTTTGATATCACGTTTCCTCTTTCGTTTATTAATTTTTAATTAATAAAACTTATTTTTTAATTCTTATAATTAATTTTAAAGAAATTTAGAAAAATAATAAGCATATAGTTTTATTTTTATTCAAAATATGAAATATATGATGGTGTTCCATAAAAATATCAATATAAAATGATAAAATTTTTTTGTTAGTATTAATTTAATACAACGATTTAAATTTTAAAGGAGAAATATGGTAGGAAAAATTATTGGAATTATTTTTGCAGTTATTTTTTTATTGCTTTTAATTATTATAGCGATATCATCGATAAAAGTTATTCCACAGACTAAATTTGCTATTGTTGAACGTTTAGGAAAATATAATAAAACATTAGAAAATGGTATTAACTTTATAATTCCGTTCATCGATAGAGTGGTAGCTAGTGAAAACTATAAAGAAAAGGTGTTAGACTTCCCTGAACAAGACATTATAACTAAGGATAATGCAACAATTAAAGTGGATACAGTTGTTTATTTAAAAATAACTGATCCAAAATTATTTATTTATGGTGCTGAAAATTCAATGAAAGCAATTGAAAATCTTTCTGCAACTACATTAAGAAACTTGCTTGGTGAATTAGAGTTAGATGAAACTTTAACATCAAGGGATACAATTAATTCTAAATTAACAATAATCTTAGATGAAGCATCTGATTCTTGAGGAATTAAAGTACACCGTGTCGAAATTAAAAACATAATTCCGCCAACTGACATTCAAAACGCAATGGAAAAACAAATGCGTGCAGAAAGAGAAAAAAGAGCTAATATATTAGAAGCTGAAGGTTCTAAAGCATCATCAATCTTAATTGCTGAAGGTCAAAAGGAAGCTAAAATATTACAAGCAGAAGCTGAAAAACAATCCCAAATTCTTAAAGCTGAAGCTAAAAAAGCAACTGAAATTTTAGAAGCTGAAGGTAAAAAGAAAGCGATTGACTTAATTAATGAAACTAATTTAAATAATCAAATTTTAACACTAAAAGCAATTGAGCAATTAAAAGAAATTGCTAATGGTAAGGCGACAAAAATTTTCTTACCTTCAAATCTAACTTCATTAGCAGGTACTATGTCGTTAGCTTCTGAATTATTTGATAAAGACAAAGAAAACAAAAAAGAAAAATAGGATTTTATGAAATACCATTAATATAAGAGATGGTATTTTTTAATTCGACTTATACAACTTTTTTTGAGAAATAAAAAGTTTATTCCATAAATATGAAAAAAATATTGCTTATGTATCAAGTTTCCCTTTTAATTACAGAAAGTTATAAAAATCAGTATATATATGTTCTATAATAAAGTTAAATATATATGTATAGTTTTAATATTATCGGAGGTAAAAATGTACAAATATAAAGCAAAATTAATCTCAAGTGGAGAAGTTATCGCGAAAGCAAACACACTTGATGAATTAGAAGGATTAATTAAAGGATTTCGTAGAGGTCAAAAACATGGAATTCATACACAAGGTAATGAAAAAATAGAAGTAATTCATGTTGAAAGAGATCACTTAAAAGGTGAAAGCTACTCTAAGGATATTTTAATTAAAATAGTTTAATTAAATCATGATTTAAAAAGTAACGATAAATAAACTATCGTTACTTTTTATTTGCCTAATAATGTAGGTATTCCAAAAATAATAAATGATATTGATACGTTAATTATAATTATTCAAAACAGAGAATAGTTTTTCTTAGCTAGTCAATATGAATATAATATACCCACTGGAACAAAAATCTTCAGTAATATATTTTTATAACCTATGAAAATATTTTTACTATTCAACATTGCATATTTATCAACACCTTTGTTGAATGTAATTTCAGGTGCGAACACTCCGATAAATAATTGAATTGCTAAACTAATAATTATTCCTGAAACAATAGGCTTCATAATTGTCATTAAGTTTTTTGTAAATGTATTAGTTCTAAACTTGCTTATGTATTTCATCGCTAATAAAACCATGATAATTGCTGGTAAGCAGAATACTAAATAAGTTAAGAAAATTGCTAGGTATCCTCATCATTCACCGTTAGCTACTAAATAACCAGTGAAAAAAGCAAATTTAGTAGATACAACACCAGGTGTTGTGTTTGAAACTGTAAATATTTTATTGATTGTATCATCATTAATATTAGAACCAAAAGCAGAATTTAATAAATTTCACATTCAACTAAAGATAGGCATGAATACCTGGCCACCACCAAAAACAATTAATGAAACTAAAATTAATAGTGGTATTGAAACTAATAGTGCTATCATTATTTTGCTCCTTTAGTTTTAAAATATTTAACTATAAAATAAACTAATGATACGCATATAATAGCAACAAAAGGTATATTATACGGCGAAGGTATAAATAAACAATAGCATGCTGTGAATAAAAATGCTGGAATTCATATTATTTTTGGTAAGGCTTGATTTGATTGCTTAATATATCTTTCTGCGAATCTTATTAGAAATGCTATTATAGAAACTAATACACCTACAGAAATTATTTTTATATATTTATCATTAATAAGGCTAAATAATAATAAAAATCCAAATGCCATTAAAACATGCGGTAAGATGGCGAATAAAGTAACAATTGTACCTCAAAATTTACCTAACCTTTTAACAGCAATATAAGATAAAGTTTCTATAACGGATGCTCCTGGTATCATATTTGTGACAATGACAAGGTCATCAAATTCAGTTTTTTCCAATCATTTTCTTTTATCGACAACTTCTTTTTTAACTATTGGTAGTAGAGCATTACCTCCACCAAAACCTACAAAAGTGACTTTAATTATCATTATAAAAACTTCATACATTTTTTTTATAAATTTTTCTTCATTCTTCATTTTCACTCCTTGTAAAATTATTATAATATTTTCTTTTGCTTTTATAAAAATATATTATAATAATTCTACATATAGTCAAATATGGCGATCGTGGTGAAGTGGCTAACACAGCGGGTTGTGGTCCCGTCATTCGCGGGTTCGAATCCCGTCGATCGCCCCAGAAGGCTATATTTTTTTATTTCTTTTATATCATTATTTTTATCCGAAAAAATAAAAATTACGTATAATATTACTAATTAGTAATATATGGAGATACATATGAATTTTAAAAACATAAAAAAAATATTTTATTTAGCAAGTTTATCATCATTACCTATGGTTGCTTTTTCTTGTTCAAACCAATCAAGTAATTCTAGTTCAAGTAGCGAAGAATCTAAAGTTAATTTTAATGAAGCAAAAAACAGTAAAGATGTTAAAGAAATTGCAAAACTTTTCAATATTAATTTAAATTCAGTAGAAAAACAATTAGATTGAAATGAATTTAAAGAAGAATATATGAAAGTTCAATTCGATGAACAAAAATCATCTGAATTTTTATCATCAAATTGAGTTACATTTATAGCAAATCTAACAAATTTCTATGCAAAATCTTACCCTAAAACTTCCGAAAATAATGGTTGATTTTTATTCCCCGATACAGAAAAAGGGAAACATACAAAATTATATATTCACGTTTTAGGTATTGTTCCACAAGAAACTTTTTCAAAAACCCACTCTCATATTCAAATACCAAATAAGGATATTAAGTTAAATTCTTCATTAACTAACTTTTCGAGTTCAGCTATGATAAATGAAGAAAATAACGATGAAAAAGTAATATTTTTAACTAAAAAAAGAACAGTAATAAAAATAACAGAATCACAAGGTAAAATAAAAATATTATCTCCAAGTTATACATTTTTACCTCAAGATATTAACTCAAGTTTTGTTCGTTCGGTATCTATAGGTAATGAATATATAGAGTTTTTATTTAATAAAAATAGACAAAATAGAACACAAACAGATTTTGAAAAATTTGAAAATATGACATTTGATGTAGGTGTTCCTTATAAATCATTTTTAATATTAAAATAGGTTAGTTTTTATAAAAAAGCTAATTTTTTTATTTTTTAATAATTTATATATAAAATAAATTTCAATTTTATGTCAAAAATGATAAAATAATAAAAGATTATATTAATAGTTAATAATTTAATCAAAAAAGTAAAGAATAACGATGGATTCACTTGGGTGTGCCTAAATAATTAGAGGTGCTAGGTGTTCGAAATCGTTACGATAAAAAACAAACTAAAAAGGAAATTTAAAATGACAGAAAACAAAAAAGTTGAAAACAACACAAAAGAAGTTAAAGAAACAAAAATGCCAATTGTTTCAAGAACAAAATTATTAGAAGCTGGTGCTTACTTTGGACACAAAACATACGCATGAAATCCAAAAATGAAAGAATACCTTGTTCCTAATAGAAAAAATAGAGGTGCTCACATTATTGACATCTTCAAAACACAAAAATATTTAGAATTCGCTTACTCATTAGTAAATTCATTAGCAGCTAAAAACGCACAATTTATTTTTGTTGGTACAAAAAAACAAGCTAAAGACGCTATTAAAGCAGCTGCTGAAAGAACAAACTCATTATATGTAACAGAAAGATGATTAGGTGGAACTCTTACAAATAATGAAACAATTATGAAACGTGTACAAAAAATGGAAGAATTAGAAGCTAAAGCAGCAGATAATTTCAAAGGTTACACAAAGAAAGAAGCTTTAAACTTCACAAAAGAATTAGAAAAATTACACAAAAACTTAAACGGGATTCGTTCAATGAAACGTTTACCAAATGTTATGATAGTAGCTGATCCAATTCAAGATGAAATCGCTGTTAAAGAAGCTAAGAGAAAAGGATTAAAAGTTATTTCAATACTTGACTCAAACGCTAATCCAGATTTAGTTGATTTCGGAATCCCAGCAAATGATGATTCAGCAAAATCAATTACACTTATCATTACAGTATTAGCTGATGCTATTGCTAAAGCAAAAGGTGGACAACAATTATTCGCTTACCAAGATGATGAAAAAGTTGTTTTACCAGAATTTCAACCAAAAAATACTTCAAACAATGAAGTAAGAGAAACAAAAAAACAAGTAGAAAATAATTAATAAAAAGGGGTTATTATATGTCAGTAAACAAAATGGAATTAATCAAAGAATTAAGAGCAAGAACTAACTCACCATTCGGTGATGTTAAAAAAGCTTTAGAAGCAACAAATTACGATATTGAAGCTGCTATTGATTGATTAAAAGAAAATGGAATCGTTAAAGCTGCTAAAAAAGCTGGTAGAGTTGCTGCTGAAGGAGCTGTTACTGTTGCAGGTGACGAAAAAAGAGCTATTTTAGTTGAAATTAACTCAGAAACAGATTTCGTTGCTCAAAACGAAAAATTCTTAAGCTTATTAAATAAAGTTGCGTCAGCTTTATACGAAGCTAAAGTAACAACACTTGAAGAATCTTTAAATGTTAAATTAGAAAACGATTTAACAGTTGAACAAGAATTATTAAATGCTACAGCAGTTATTGGTGAAAAAATTTCATTACGTAGAGTTTTAACAGTTGAAGCTCAAGAAAATGAAGTTTTAGGTATTTACGTTCACGCAAATAGCCAAATTGCTGCAGTTACTGTATTAAACGGTAAAAATTCTGAAGTGGCTAGAAATATATCAATGCACGTATCTGCATTAAACCCTGAATTCGATAAAGTTGAAAATATTCCAAATGATCGTTTAGAGTCAGTAAAAGCAGGATTCACAAAACCTGCAGGATTTGAAAATAAACCAGAAAAAATTCAAGAAAAAATCGTTGAAGGTTGATTAGATAAACAACTTTCAGAATTTGTTTTAGAAAAACAAGCATATGTTATTGATGATTCATTATCAGTTGAAAAATACTTAAACACAACTGATTCAAAATTAGTTCAAACATACAGATTCGAAGTTGGTGAAGGTATTGAAAAAGTACAATCAGATTTCGCTTCTGAAGTTGCAAGTATGGTTAAATAATAATTTAAAAAGTAAAGTTTGATGCTTTACTTTTTTTATATTAAATTGACATTTTTTGAATAATAGACATTATTAAATTTTCGTATGAAGTAATAACACTTTCTATTTCTGTTAAATTATTTTTAATTAGTTTTCTAGTTTTTTCTGCATCGGCAACTTCAACAGGGAAACTAATTCCGTAACCATTATAATTAACGTTTGAATCAATTCATTTTGCTTCTTTAGATTTTCTGACCATATCTTTCAATAATTTTAATGAGTTTTGTAGACCTAATTTAGATTCATTAATTAAAGTGTTTAATGTGTTTATTCTTTCTTGTTTTTGACCACTTATTATTTCTATTTGTCTAATTCTTTGAGTTAGTTCATCTATTGTTCTTTTTGATTGTTTTAATTCTTCAATTTTTGAATTTAATTCTTCATTCATTTTATTTTTTTGTTCTTGTAGAGCTTCTATAGTTTGATTATTTTTTAAGTTATTTTCGGTTAATTGTGAAATAATTTGATCTTTACTTTGTATTTCAGAATTATAATTTTTTATTAATATTTTATAGCCATCAATTTCTTTATCTTTTTGTGCAACGACTTCCAGTAGTGCTTGATATTTATCTTTCTCTTTTTCGTATTTTGCTGTGGTTTCTAATAGATTATTTGTTAAATTACTAATGTTTTGTCTAGCGTCTTCTAGTTCTAGTTTTATTCTTTCATTTTCTTGAGTCATAACTACCAATTTATTGTTTAAGTCGTTATTGTTACTTGTTAAAACTATTATTTCATTTTGTTTTTCTTCATTTTCTTTGTTTAATTTTTCAATATCATTAGTCATTTTTGTTATTTGATTACTTAAAATAGTTATTCGTTCTCTATTTATTTTATTCTCGTTTTGTTCTTCTTTTAATCTTTGACTTAATTCGTGTATATTATTGTTCAATGATTCGATTATATTTTGATTATTTACGATAACACTATTTAAACTTTCTATTTCAATTCGATTATTATTTATTATTGTATTTAAATTATTAATTTCCATCTCGTTATTGGAAATTATTTCGTTCTTAGAAGTTAAATTATCATTTAAACTATTTATTTCTGCTTGCTTGTTTTTTATGTTGTTTTTACTAATTTCATTCAATTCCTTTAGATCTTCAATAGTAATTTTATATTCATTATTTTTATTTTCAATTTTTTTAATTTCTGAATTTAATTTTTCTATTATTTTATCTTTATCTTGAATGTTTAAAGATAATAATTGTATTATTTCAGTTGATCTATTATGTAATACTCTATTTTCTTTATGGACATTCTTAATTAGGTTTGTATTTAATTGTAGCTTACTTATTTTTACTGAAATTTCATTTATAAAATTATTATTATCATTTAATTTATTTATTAGACTATTAATTTTATTTTCTAGATTGTAAATTTCAGTGTTTATCTTGTTGACTTGTAATAAATTTTCTTCATTTTCACTTTTTAATAATTTGTTATTTTGTATAAGTATTATATTTTTATCATTGTCTTCATTAGATAATATGTTCTGATTATTTTTTGAGATAAGAAATTCATTTTGTTCAATTTTATTATTTAATGACTTAACTTTGTTTCTTTGTTCTATTAATTTAGTGTTGTAGTTGTTTAGTTCAATTTTAATTGAATCATTCTTTTCTATGATTTCATTAATTTTATTATTAGCAATATCGAACCTTTCACTAATTTGATCGATAACACCAAGTATCATATCGCTTACATTATTTAAAGTAGATATAGATTTATTATTTATAAAGATGTATTTTTCAAGATTATTTTTATTGCTTGCTTCATAAAAATCATTTACTTCATTTTTTATATTTTTTAGTACTTGTATATTTTTGTTAAAAACATCTGTATTAGATGTTATTGCAATTTTAGTTTTTATATATTCAAATAAATTTATATTTGAATCTATGTTTTGATTAAAAATTTTAACAAGAACTTCATTGTATATATTTAAAATTTTTAAATCAATTTTACTGATATTTTTAACTTTATTTATAAGATTTGAAACTTCTTGTTTTCATGCAGCATAAAACTCATTTACTATTTGTGTTTCTTGCTCTAGAATATTAATTAAAGCACTATTAGTTTCATTTTTATCTTCAATCAGGTATTTTTGATTTCTTAATAAATTTGAATCAATTATATTTAAACTTTTTTCAATTTCAAATTTTGAGTCAATAATATTCTTAAAGTTAAATAAGTTACTATAGTATTCATCAATATACAATTTATAATTATTAATTTCACCTTCAAAATAATTATTATCAATTTTATTTATAAGATCGTTGTTTAGCTCTTCAATTGACTTATAAGTTTCTATATATTCTTGCTTATCTTCGAGTTCAATTTTTCCAATTTCATCTAAATTGTATTTTAACTGATCGTTAAAAATTATTAATATTCCTTTTAATTCATTATTAATTTCATCTATTAAATTTTTATTAATTTCATTTGTTGAATTGTAATTGATATTTATTTTATATATTTCATTATTTAAATATATTTTGTTTTTAATTAGTGTCTCTATGTTTTCAAATGAGTTTAATAATTTATTGTTATTAATTTCTAAAATTGTTATATTCTTATTTTTTTCATCAATTTTATTTTGGCTTTGAATATTTAGATTTAATTTCTCGTTATTTATTGTGTTTTCTTCGTTTATACTTACTATTTTATTGTTTAGCTGTTCGACATTAATTGTCTTACTTTCTAGTTTTAATATTTCATTTTTAAAATACTCCTTGCTTATTGTTTTATTTGTTTTATTAGTATTGAAATTAATTGATTTCTTATGAATTCAACTAATAGGTATGGTAGCTGTAATTAAGCTCCCTATAACAATACTACTTAAGATTAGATATTTATATTTTTTGTTCATTTTCCTCCTTGATTAATAATTACTATTTTTAAAAAAATGAACAAAAAAAGTAAAAACAGCTTTAAAGTTTTTACTTTTTAATTTCTTTTAGATGCACTAAAATTAAATTCATCGATTATTTTAACAGCTTTGTAAAAGACTTCTTCTTCATTTAGATTATTTGTATCGATAATTACATAAGGTATATTATATTTTGTTGTCAGTTTAATAAATTCGCTTTTATATAATAAATGTAATTCGTAGAAATATTGATAATTTTCGTTGAAATTTTCTATTTCAACATTTCTACCTCTTTTTAATATTCTTTCTTTTACATTTTCAAAGCTAAGATCAAGAAATATTGCTAAATCAGGATTATTATCTAAATTAATTAAGTGTTCAAACATATCTAAAAATGCTTTTAAATATTTAGGTTCTTTTTTAGAAAGTGTAACGATTGCGAAAATTATATGCTCAATATTAAATCTATCTAAAAATATATGTGTTTGTTTATGAGAATTGTTTTCTAAAAACTCTTTATTAGCCTTGTTGAAAGAATATTCTAATGATTCTGTTATATAGGCTTGAAAAGATAAATCTATGTTTGGTTTCTTAGAATAAATTCATTCTAAATA contains:
- a CDS encoding chromate transporter: MKNEEKFIKKMYEVFIMIIKVTFVGFGGGNALLPIVKKEVVDKRKWLEKTEFDDLVIVTNMIPGASVIETLSYIAVKRLGKFWGTIVTLFAILPHVLMAFGFLLLFSLINDKYIKIISVGVLVSIIAFLIRFAERYIKQSNQALPKIIWIPAFLFTACYCLFIPSPYNIPFVAIICVSLVYFIVKYFKTKGAK
- a CDS encoding SPFH domain-containing protein, translating into MVGKIIGIIFAVIFLLLLIIIAISSIKVIPQTKFAIVERLGKYNKTLENGINFIIPFIDRVVASENYKEKVLDFPEQDIITKDNATIKVDTVVYLKITDPKLFIYGAENSMKAIENLSATTLRNLLGELELDETLTSRDTINSKLTIILDEASDSWGIKVHRVEIKNIIPPTDIQNAMEKQMRAEREKRANILEAEGSKASSILIAEGQKEAKILQAEAEKQSQILKAEAKKATEILEAEGKKKAIDLINETNLNNQILTLKAIEQLKEIANGKATKIFLPSNLTSLAGTMSLASELFDKDKENKKEK
- the tsf gene encoding translation elongation factor Ts, with the protein product MSVNKMELIKELRARTNSPFGDVKKALEATNYDIEAAIDWLKENGIVKAAKKAGRVAAEGAVTVAGDEKRAILVEINSETDFVAQNEKFLSLLNKVASALYEAKVTTLEESLNVKLENDLTVEQELLNATAVIGEKISLRRVLTVEAQENEVLGIYVHANSQIAAVTVLNGKNSEVARNISMHVSALNPEFDKVENIPNDRLESVKAGFTKPAGFENKPEKIQEKIVEGWLDKQLSEFVLEKQAYVIDDSLSVEKYLNTTDSKLVQTYRFEVGEGIEKVQSDFASEVASMVK
- a CDS encoding chromate transporter → MIALLVSIPLLILVSLIVFGGGQVFMPIFSWMWNLLNSAFGSNINDDTINKIFTVSNTTPGVVSTKFAFFTGYLVANGEWWGYLAIFLTYLVFCLPAIIMVLLAMKYISKFRTNTFTKNLMTIMKPIVSGIIISLAIQLFIGVFAPEITFNKGVDKYAMLNSKNIFIGYKNILLKIFVPVGILYSYWLAKKNYSLFWIIIINVSISFIIFGIPTLLGK
- the rpsB gene encoding 30S ribosomal protein S2 is translated as MTENKKVENNTKEVKETKMPIVSRTKLLEAGAYFGHKTYAWNPKMKEYLVPNRKNRGAHIIDIFKTQKYLEFAYSLVNSLAAKNAQFIFVGTKKQAKDAIKAAAERTNSLYVTERWLGGTLTNNETIMKRVQKMEELEAKAADNFKGYTKKEALNFTKELEKLHKNLNGIRSMKRLPNVMIVADPIQDEIAVKEAKRKGLKVISILDSNANPDLVDFGIPANDDSAKSITLIITVLADAIAKAKGGQQLFAYQDDEKVVLPEFQPKNTSNNEVRETKKQVENN
- a CDS encoding MAG6790 family protein, with the protein product MYKYKAKLISSGEVIAKANTLDELEGLIKGFRRGQKHGIHTQGNEKIEVIHVERDHLKGESYSKDILIKIV
- a CDS encoding deoxynucleoside kinase, whose protein sequence is MVISVSGMIGSGKSTLSKLLNKKYQNSLLLEEFSENDEVFNKYLEWIYSKKPNIDLSFQAYITESLEYSFNKANKEFLENNSHKQTHIFLDRFNIEHIIFAIVTLSKKEPKYLKAFLDMFEHLINLDNNPDLAIFLDLSFENVKERILKRGRNVEIENFNENYQYFYELHLLYKSEFIKLTTKYNIPYVIIDTNNLNEEEVFYKAVKIIDEFNFSASKRN